From Peromyscus eremicus chromosome 3, PerEre_H2_v1, whole genome shotgun sequence, one genomic window encodes:
- the LOC131905938 gene encoding regenerating islet-derived protein 3-gamma-like: protein MLPRMTLTSLSWMLLSCLMLLSQVQGEDVKEDVPSSRISCPKGSRAYGSYCYALFRISKSWFDADLACQKRPGGHLVSILSGSEASFVSSMVRSSVNNAQYVWIGLHDPTLGQEPNGGGWEWSNADVMNFLNWEMSPSSSSGGYCGSLSRNTGYQRWRNYYCDSELPYVCKFKA from the exons ATGCTGCCTCGCATGACCCTCACCAGCCTGTCCTGGATGCTGCTCTCCTGCCTGATGCTCTTATCTCAGGTGCAAG GTGAAGATGTCAAGGAAGATGTGCCCTCTTCACGAATCAGCTGCCCCAAAGGCTCCAGAGCCTATGGCTCCTATTGCTATGCCTTGTTTAGGATTTCTAAATCCTGGTTTGATGCAGAT CTGGCCTGCCAGAAGAGGCCCGGAGGACACCTTGTGTCTATTCTCAGTGGATCTGAGGCTTCCTTTGTGTCTTCCATGGTTAGAAGCAGTGTGAACAATGCCCAATATGTGTGGATTGGGCTCCATGATCCTACACTG GGCCAAGAACCCAATGGAGGCGGGTGGGAGTGGAGCAATGCTGATGTGATGAATTTCTTAAACTGGGAGATGTCTCCTTCCAGTTCTTCAGGTGGTTATTGTGGCAGCCTGTCACGAAACACAG GATATCAGAGGTGGAGAAATTATTATTGTGACTCAGAGTTACCATATGtctgcaagttcaaagcctaG